One genomic region from Candidatus Ryanbacteria bacterium CG10_big_fil_rev_8_21_14_0_10_43_42 encodes:
- the pyrF gene encoding orotidine-5'-phosphate decarboxylase: MDIEERLIIAADYDPEKSGGVKDVVRNVLNLADNLEGLGVYIKVNSALRVAGYYLINKLHDRGLKVFADLKLIDIPNTMKTDALLLADYFPEILTVMCCAGTSGMRAVQNVLSKTKVLGVTVLTSLNDEECRSVFNCSVNDGVLRFAHMAKLAGLNELVISPKEVEVIKNNFDSEFWLNTPGIRPEWNLVEGDDQSRFLTPVQAIRNGATRIVVGRPITKDKNPREATERTLEEIRQGLSEN, encoded by the coding sequence ATGGATATTGAAGAGCGGCTTATTATTGCGGCAGACTACGATCCCGAAAAATCCGGTGGCGTAAAGGATGTTGTCCGTAATGTGCTTAATCTGGCGGATAACCTTGAAGGTCTTGGTGTATACATTAAGGTTAACTCCGCGCTACGAGTGGCGGGGTATTATCTTATAAATAAGTTGCATGATAGGGGTTTGAAAGTATTTGCGGATTTGAAGCTTATCGATATTCCAAATACAATGAAAACCGATGCTTTATTGCTGGCTGATTATTTTCCGGAAATACTCACGGTTATGTGTTGTGCGGGTACTTCCGGTATGCGCGCCGTTCAAAATGTACTTTCGAAAACAAAAGTTCTTGGGGTTACGGTGCTTACAAGTCTTAATGATGAAGAATGTCGCAGTGTGTTTAACTGTTCCGTTAATGATGGAGTGTTGCGATTTGCTCATATGGCGAAGTTAGCCGGCTTAAATGAGCTCGTAATTTCACCCAAGGAAGTTGAGGTTATTAAAAATAACTTCGATTCTGAATTTTGGCTCAATACGCCGGGGATTCGTCCTGAATGGAATTTAGTTGAAGGAGACGATCAGTCACGTTTCCTAACGCCCGTTCAGGCGATTAGAAACGGAGCAACGCGCATTGTTGTTGGACGCCCAATTACTAAAGACAAGAATCCAAGGGAAGCCACAGAACGCACCTTGGAAGAAATAAGGCAGGGATTAAGCGAAAATTAA
- a CDS encoding penicillin-binding protein has protein sequence MPKKRKWEQFGRMVKGLFVLGLFLFLAGIAGLSIFILTLDIPSAAELREREVVQSTKIFDRTGETLLFEIFNEEKRTVINFDHIPREIKNATIAIEDANFYNHHGISPFSIFRAFITDLMRGRILVQGGSTITQQLVKNTLLSPEKTITRKLKEAVLALKIERTNTKDEILNMYLNEISYGSNAYGVEAASQIFFGKSAEDVTLAEAAYLAALPQAPSYFSPYGTHTRELEARKNTVLNRMAELGYITEEDRDSAKEETIAFLPVAEHGIRAPHFVMDVINQLHELYGEEFIKKTGLQVITTLNIDYQQHAEETIAEYAETIDNDFGASNTGIIAIDPKTGEVLAMVGSRDYFNREDEGNFNITTALRQPGSAFKPIVYASALEQGYTPETIVFDVQTEFASAGAESYRPGNYDGTFHGPMTLREALAQSVNIPAVKVLYLTGIKKALETASRLGITTLEGQNRYGLTLVLGGGEVQLLELASVYGVFANDGVRNEPAMILHIEQNNGDMLFDYEPTPRPVLDTQIARRITDILSDNAARTPAFGSQSALYFSTRPVAAKTGTTNDFRDAWILGYTPNIVAGVWAGNNDNSPMEKKVAGFIVAPIWHDFLERVFETLPPEDFVPPEREDVTKPFLMGEWRGGVTYEIDTVSGKRATDATPEEFREIRVVPELHSILHWVNKSDPRGPIPEFPERDAQYKNWEEGVKAWAVQNNIDITGEPNNIPTEFDDVHTEENKPHIIIVHPQDGATYQRSLPLTITLSTKGTYPIKQADYFLNGQFMGSDKGIGSFSVDFSSLTPDQKNAILLIKVYDNVGNVEEKEVKFKVE, from the coding sequence ATGCCAAAAAAGCGGAAATGGGAACAATTTGGACGTATGGTAAAAGGGCTTTTTGTCCTGGGTCTTTTTTTGTTTTTAGCGGGAATTGCGGGATTAAGCATATTTATTCTCACCCTTGATATTCCCAGTGCCGCCGAATTACGGGAACGGGAAGTGGTTCAATCAACAAAAATTTTCGATCGCACCGGAGAGACGCTTTTATTCGAAATTTTTAATGAAGAAAAGCGCACTGTTATTAATTTTGACCATATTCCTCGCGAAATTAAAAACGCAACAATTGCCATTGAAGATGCCAACTTTTACAATCATCACGGCATATCGCCTTTTTCCATATTTCGTGCATTTATAACGGACCTTATGCGCGGACGCATTCTTGTTCAGGGCGGATCAACCATCACACAGCAGTTGGTAAAAAATACCCTCCTTTCCCCCGAAAAAACCATTACCCGTAAGTTAAAGGAGGCGGTACTTGCGCTCAAAATCGAACGCACTAATACCAAAGATGAAATTTTAAACATGTACCTAAATGAAATTTCGTACGGATCAAATGCCTATGGCGTGGAAGCGGCTTCACAAATATTCTTCGGCAAAAGCGCCGAAGACGTTACTCTTGCGGAAGCGGCATATTTAGCGGCTCTTCCACAGGCACCCTCCTATTTTTCCCCTTATGGAACTCATACTCGCGAACTAGAGGCACGTAAAAACACTGTTCTTAACCGTATGGCAGAACTGGGATATATAACAGAAGAGGATCGTGATTCGGCAAAAGAAGAAACCATAGCTTTTCTTCCCGTTGCTGAACACGGCATTCGCGCACCACACTTTGTTATGGATGTTATCAATCAGCTTCATGAACTATATGGTGAGGAATTTATAAAAAAGACCGGCTTGCAGGTAATAACAACGCTTAATATCGATTATCAACAGCACGCGGAGGAAACTATTGCCGAGTATGCGGAAACAATAGATAATGATTTCGGCGCTTCCAATACCGGTATCATAGCGATCGATCCGAAAACCGGTGAAGTACTTGCCATGGTTGGATCGCGTGATTATTTTAATCGTGAAGATGAGGGAAATTTTAATATAACAACCGCTCTCCGCCAACCCGGCTCCGCCTTTAAGCCGATCGTCTATGCGTCCGCTCTCGAACAGGGATATACACCGGAAACCATTGTTTTTGACGTACAAACAGAATTTGCATCCGCAGGAGCAGAAAGTTACCGGCCCGGCAACTACGACGGCACATTTCACGGCCCTATGACACTTCGGGAAGCATTAGCGCAGTCCGTAAACATACCCGCCGTAAAAGTTCTTTACCTCACAGGTATTAAAAAAGCTCTTGAAACGGCGTCCCGACTCGGTATTACTACCCTTGAAGGACAAAATCGATACGGTCTTACCCTCGTTTTAGGGGGCGGTGAGGTACAACTCCTTGAGCTTGCTTCCGTTTACGGCGTGTTTGCAAATGATGGCGTGCGCAATGAACCCGCCATGATTCTTCATATAGAACAAAATAACGGAGATATGCTTTTTGATTACGAACCAACCCCCCGACCCGTTCTTGATACACAGATTGCACGCCGTATTACCGATATATTGTCCGACAATGCCGCGCGCACACCCGCATTCGGGTCACAATCGGCATTATACTTCTCAACACGTCCTGTAGCCGCTAAAACCGGAACCACAAACGATTTCCGTGATGCATGGATCTTAGGATACACTCCCAACATCGTAGCCGGTGTGTGGGCGGGAAACAACGATAATTCCCCTATGGAGAAAAAAGTTGCCGGATTTATCGTAGCACCTATTTGGCATGATTTTCTGGAACGCGTATTTGAAACCTTGCCGCCGGAAGATTTTGTACCACCGGAAAGAGAAGACGTAACAAAACCCTTTCTTATGGGAGAATGGCGCGGCGGTGTTACATACGAAATTGATACCGTATCCGGAAAACGTGCCACAGATGCCACGCCTGAAGAATTCCGCGAAATACGCGTAGTACCGGAACTTCATTCCATACTGCACTGGGTGAATAAAAGCGATCCGCGCGGACCTATTCCGGAGTTTCCTGAACGAGACGCCCAATATAAAAACTGGGAAGAAGGTGTTAAGGCCTGGGCTGTACAAAATAATATCGATATTACCGGCGAACCAAACAATATTCCCACTGAATTTGATGATGTTCACACGGAAGAAAACAAACCGCATATTATTATAGTTCATCCGCAGGATGGAGCCACTTATCAGCGATCTCTTCCACTTACCATAACACTCTCTACAAAAGGAACGTATCCCATTAAGCAGGCGGATTATTTTCTGAATGGACAATTTATGGGATCTGATAAGGGTATAGGATCATTTTCGGTTGATTTTTCATCACTTACTCCCGATCAGAAAAACGCGATACTTCTCATTAAGGTCTATGATAATGTAGGAAATGTGGAAGAAAAAGAAGTGAAGTTTAAGGTTGAGTAA